The genomic stretch TTGATTTATCTTGCGTTATGACTAACATATAGTTTTTCCTGTTAATCTTTCTTGCTCAAGTGTCTATGTAAAATGCACTTAATCCATTCATCTTTGTCTTCTTGTTATTGAGCCTATAAAGCATAAGTTTCACTTTAGTTTGTTTGGTATcctatataattttctttttgcaggGTTGTTCACAATCCTCGCATGTCTTTGCAAATAATATATCTACAATGGGTCCTTCTGTTCACATGGAGCTTGGTGAGATAAATTTGCATATGGAAGATGAGTATCAagaatgtttgaatgaaaacctTTTTGGTGTTGAATCAAATTCTGGTTCCTTGATGCACATAGCTAAGGTGAGTCTAGACTGGGGCAAAAAGGACATGGAGTCGTTGGAAGAAGAAATTACTAGATCTAAATTGGCTCTTTCAGTTGACGTTACTGGTATGGGTGTTTATTTTACCTTAAAGCGGGTTGAATCCCTCATATCAACTGCTCTAGCTTTTCAAGCTCTTTTCAAAAGCCTTTCTGCTTCTAGAAAGAGATCAGGACAGAGCCAAGGGGGCCGGGCATCTAAGCAATCAGGAAAAGGGACTCGACTTGTACAATTTAATCTTGAGCGATGTTCTATAAACATTTGTGGTGAGGCAGGCTTGGAAAATATGACTGTTGCAGATCCCAAGCGTGTGAATTATGGGTCACAGGGTGATCGGGTCATAGTTAGTGTTTCTGCTGATGGTACTCCACGTAGTGCAACCATAATATCCACAGCACACAAAGAGTGCAAGAGATTGAACTATTCTGTCACGCTTGATATTTTTCACCTCTCTGTGTGTGTAAACAAAGAGAAACAGACAACCCAGGTGGAGCTTGAAAGGGCCAGATCAATTTATCAAGAAAACCTGAAGGAGCATCATCCTTCTACAGGATTGACTGTATTTGACATGCAAAATGCTAAATTTGTACGACGGTCTGGTGGTCACAAAGAGATCTCTGTTTGCTCTCTTTTCAGTGCAACCGATATTACAGTGCGATGGGAACCTGAAGTACATCTATCGTTATTCGATTTTGTTCTGAATTTGAAATCTATGATGCATCATCAGAAGCTTCAGCAACTGGGTAGCATTAGTAATGATGATGTCTTTTCTCGGGGAAATGTTCATCAGAGTAAAGAAATGGCTGAGGAACTGGGAAGAAGTGCCAAACACAAGAAGGAGTCTATTTTTGCAATAGATGTGGAGATGTTGACTATATCGGCTGAGGTTGGAGATGGGGTTGATGCATTGGTACAAATTCAGtctattttttctgaaaatgccCGGATAGGAGTGCTCTTTGAAGGATTTTCTCTAAGTTTTAATGGGGCTAGGGTAATCAAAAGCACCCGGATGCAAGTTTCACGTATTCCTAGTACCAGTATTGCTTCATCTGATGTGAAACTATCTTCAGTTACTAAATGGGATTGGATAGTGCAAGGTCTTCATTTTCATATATGTATGCCGTACAGGTTACAGTTGCGTGCCATTGATGACTCCATTGAGGATATGTTACGGGCCTTGAAGCTTATAGCTGCGGCTAAAACCATGCTCATATTTCCATTCAAGAAAGAAACCTCGAAATCAAAAAAGTCTAGTCCGTCAAAATTGGGGTGTATAAAGTTTGGCATACGTAAACTGACTGCTGATATTGAGGAAGAACCTATTCAGGGCTGGCTTGATGAACATTATCAGCTTATGAAGAATGAGGCTTGTGAGTTAGCTGTCAGATTGAAGTATCTTGATGAAGCAATGAAAGGCAACTTATCTACGAAAAGTGCAGAGACAAGTGATGGTgctcaagaaagaaaatctaATAATGATGGAACTGAAATAGATGTTCAAGATCCATCTTCTTTGCGTGAACTCGAAGAAGAAATATACAAAAGGTCATTTCAATCTTACTACCAGGCTTGTCAGAAGTTAAGATCTTCTGAAGGTTCAGGGGCATGCAGTAAAGGGTTTCAGGCTGGCTTTAGGCCTAGTGCTAGCAGGGCTTCACTTCTTTCAATATCTGCGACTGACTTAGATCTAACCTTGACTAGCATTGATGGTGGAGATGCTGGGATGATAGATATACTTAGGAAACTTGATCCTTTATGCAGTGAAAATGACATACCATTTTCTCGTCTTTATGGAAGAAATATTCTCCTGCACACAGGTACTCTGGTTGTTCAGTTAAGGAATTACACACATCCTATGTTCTCAGCAACTTCTGGTAAATGTGAGGGCTGTGTAATTCTGGCGCAGCAGGTGAAATTTGTTATGTTTTGgtttattttccttattttctgctCTACCTTTTTAAGTCCACTCTGTTACGCTTGTCCATATGAAATGCTTTTCTGTGGTTGAATGGGTGGATCTGTCATAAAGATACTATTGTTTAGTTAAgagggtccttttttttttttttcccttgagtTTAAAATCTCTTGTTGCCTACTTTTTCTGTCTATTTGATATAGGTTTTCTGATTTTAAGTATATCTCCTATTGTTTTAGGTAAGGTCTCAAAGACAAGGCCACTGGAGCTTGTTGATTTATGCAACTTTAAGTAGTAAGTTTAGAAAGTGAGGCATTTCAGGATCACCTTTATGGATTGAGTGAGGCTATGAATAGTTACTCTCCTAAGAAGATGGTATCTGACAGTAACTCTttcaaaagaagataaagataATTCCTGTCAGTATTCATCGTCTGGCATTCATTTCATGTATTACATTGCCAAAATGGAGGTTCTGCAGTCTATAGTTGCTGCTTTCGCGTGAATTCTATGCAAATATGAGATGAGACTTTGGTTTATCCACAGTCGCATTGTGGTTATGATGATATTGCCATTCGGGTGTTAATTTGTTCCACTTAGGCAGAGCACATACACAAGTTGTTTAACAGAACAAGTATAGTGTTGATTGGAAGCAGAAATATCCTTCAACCATTCTGTGCAATTTTTGGATTATAACTGtcttctagttctctctcttttcaaggGTAATTTAAATTGAAATGATGGatttttctctgttctttgCTGGCTTCAGTCACTTGCTTTATCTGACTCGTTTTCTTCCTAGGCAGCTGATATGTTTCTTTGTTTCATATTTGAATTAGGCAACATGTTTTCAACCCCAGATTCACCAAGAAGTCTTTATTGGTAGATGGAGAAAAGTGCGCCTGCTTCGATCCGCTAGTGGCACGACTCCTCCAGTGAAAACATACTTTGATTTGCCTATATATTTTGAAACAGCAGATATGTCATTTGGAGTGGGATATGAACCATCTTTCGCTGATGTGAGCTATGCTTTCACTGTTGCGCTTCGCCGGGCGAATTTAAGCCTTAGGAATACTACACAGCAAATTCAGCCACCTAAGAAAGAGCGGAGCTTGCCGTGGTGGGATGAAGTAAGAAATTACATCCATGGAAACATCACCTTATTCTTTTCAGAAACGAAATGGTATGTTCTCGCCACAACTGATCCTTACGAAAAGCTTGACAAACTTCAATTTGTTTCGAGATATATGGAGATCCAGCAATCAGATGGTCGAGTTTATGTTTCTACTAAGGATTTCAAGGTTCTTTTGAGCAGCTTGGAAAGTTTAGGGAAGAACCGCAGTTTAAAACTTCCTACTGGTTTATCTGATGCTTTCCTGGAAACACCAGCTTTTACACTTGAAGTCACGATGAACTGGGAGTGCGAATCTGGCGATCCACTCAATCATTATTTGTTTGCACTTCCCAATGAAGGAAAACCTCGGGAAAAAGTGTTTGACCCCTTCAGatctacctctctctctctcaggtggAATTTCTCTTTGAGACCTCTTCCACAATCTGAGAAACAATATCAGTCTACTCAGGGAGTTGATGTTGCTGTTGATGAAACCATCTGCGGTCCCCATCCTTCTGAAAGTACTCCAAATGTTTCACCAACTTTCAACCTTGGGGCCCATGACTTGGCCTGGATATTAAAGTTCTGGGGTATGAATTATAATCCTCCTCACAAGCTGCGCAGTTTCTCTCGATGGCCTCGTtttggagttccaagagctGTTAGATCGGGCAACCTTTCCCTAGACAAGGTGATGACAGAATTTATGCTGCGAGTAGATGCTACTCCCACCTGCATAAAGCATGTCCCCTTAGCTGAAGATGACCCTGCCAAAGGCCTAACATTCAATATAACAAAGCTGAAGTATGAAATGTGTTTTAGTCGGGGAAAGCAGAAATACACATTTGAATGCAAGCGTGAACCTATTGATCTTGTTTACCAGGGTCTTGACCTTCACATGCCCAAGGCATTTTTGTATAAAGACACTGGTAATGGTCCCATTTTTACAAAAGCAGGTCAGGGGACAAGGAAAAGTCCGCAATCCATATCCATGGATAGAGTTCCTAGTGAGAAGGGCAACAATGTGATCAATTGCACAGAGAAGCGTCGTGATGATGGTTTTTTGCTCTCATCTGATTATTTTACCATACGAAGACAGGCTCCAAAAGCTGATCCTGCCAGGTTATTAGCATGGCAAGAGGGTGGCAGGAGAAATCTTGAGATGACCTATGTCAGGTCTGAATTTGAAAATGGAAGCGAGAGTGATGAGCATGCACGATCTGACCAGAGTGACGATGATGGATACAATGTGGTCATAGCTGACAATTGTCAACGCGTGTTTGTCTATGGCTTGAAGCTATTGTGGACAATTGAGAACAGAGATGCTGTTTGGTCTTGGGTTGGTGGAATATCTAAAGCATTTGAGCCTCCCAAGCCTTCTCCTTCACGACTTTATGCCCAAAGGAGGTTACATCAGGAAAACCAGGCAGATGATGGAGCTGATATGCATCAGAATGATCAGGGAAAGGCTTCTTCTTCTGGCCATAGTGGGAGTGCTCCTTCCACACAACTTGCAGAGACTTCAGCATTGCTttcatctccatcatcttcaGTCAAGATAGAGAATTCAGCATCTGCTGCCATTGGTATGTCTGTATACTCATGAGATTGATCGGAAGTAACTAATTTGTTAAGTTGATGTTTAAATTTTTGTTGAAAGCGTCATTTGATAACTTTGTTTATTTTAAACTACGAGGGCCGATCAAATGCTTTGATTcccccccaattttttttttttatataaaactGGACTTTTTGTGTGAACAGAAGTTGTTACCATCATGAAATGATAATCTAAGTCCCCAAAATTTGGTCTCTCTGACTTACCGTCTATCCTGAATTTTGTGAGGGCATTGAAACTTTTAGAAGTACTGTTAGGTCACTGTAGAATCCAATTTACAATTATGTCCGCACCACGTGGAGATATGGGGATTACATTCCTGTAAGATaatgcaagttttagaaaagCAGAGTATTATTGTTAAGTTCTGCAGAAATATCTTAGGGTCTTGATTACTTAATGGTAAGAATAGTCATTTCAACTAGAATGAGCCAACCCTCGATATTGGCTTTCTTAGAGCATAATGCGTGAACCTGCTCATGCCACTTCATGGGCTGATGCTTGGACTTGGCCCTTGGGGCAAGGGCACCTATGCTGCTGGGATGTGACTTGGCGCTAGACCAGATGTGGCAAAGTAGCTTAGAACTCTTCGAGACATGAGCCACTTCAAATGGACTGGGTGCTTGCAATCTTATATTAATTTGAAGTGCTGAATCTGGTGGCCCCATGTTAAACCTGGTGGGATCCACCGATTTTGATGGGCCAATGGACCCAAGGTGGTGCATGCCAGTCCATGCAATAACACCTACAAGATGACTCTGGGCTGTCGAAGTTTGGTGCAGATGAGATTGATGTAAGCAGGGTTCTTAAAGGGACAGTAAATCTTCCATTAGTTTTGCTTTTACTGAGAACTTTCtgaattattatttgttttctcCTTTGGAGTTAAGAAGCGTCAGAGGTTGGAGTATGCAGAAGCATCTGGGGATTTCACAAAATGTCTAGCCCTTGATAATAGTACATGTCCGATAGTCTAAACTAACCCAAAAGCTGAATTTATAccctcaaaatccaaatattAACCCAACTATTCTATAGATTCAGTTGTACTAAACAAATGCTTTTTATAAATCCTTACACAATCAGCAAAATAAGCTTTGTAAACAAGTGACGGTTCTTACTGGCTTGGAAGTGTCCTCTAACATGGGTTATATTTTAAAATGGCATGTCGCTACCTGGCCACATGAAGTTCTGCTGAAGTcgtactttttttgtttttgggctgTATCTTAAGTCTCAATACTATGCTTGCTTTATCTCACAATACTTGAAAGCCTCTATGAGTAATAATAAACTGATTGTTGGCGGTGCTTGTGCCAGTGAATAATGGAAGTACAAATGATTCTGAGAAGGAGGGCACACGGCATTTTATGGTGAATGTTATTGAACCGCAGTTTAATCTACACTCGGAAGAAGCCAATGTAAGTTCTGAATAGAATTCCTATCATCAGAAACATCACTTGAATATGGATTTTAATCCTGTCAATAGTATTTCTgctgaatcttttttttttccttgccttATCCTTTTCTTCACAAAGAACTTTTCATTGGATGTACCATTTGTTTGTTACTCTGTTTGGGCATCTCTATATGTATGTTATGCCTGCaattcgaatttctttttgcaTGGACCGTCATGATTAATGATCTGGTCAACACATCAGAGAATGTCACGGAAAGAGTCAAAATCGCTTGAATCGTGTCTTTCAGTGAGAATAATCAAAACTTAAATGAACTGATGGAGTGCTTTTGAAGGCAGAGTCAGTGATACATGCGAAGGAGAGTCTTTACAGAGATTACCCCCCTTGAAAATTGTATGGCATGTAACTAACACTTCTATTTGTCTTTACAGAGATTACCCTCCTTGAAAATTGTATGGCATGTAACTAACACTTCTCAGTGTAGAACGCATCCCTGAAACAGTTTACTGTTTCTGATTTCTTAAATATATTAGTGTGCGTGCATGCTTGCATGGGGTGTGTTTGTGTGTATAGGTGTCTAATGATATGTGAATGGAGCTCAATGAACTCATTAAGTAATCTAAGAAAATAGAGTAGGAGAAACTTTCCTTGGAATGGTTCTCATGATATGATGCTATGATTCATACCTAATCAGGGTAGGTTTCTGCTTGCTGCCGTTAGCGGCCGTGTTTTGGCGCGATCCTTTCATTCTGTTCTCCATCTCGGACATGAAATTATTGAACAAGCACTTGGATCTGGAAAGATAAATGTTCCAGAATCTCAACCTGAAATGACATGGAAACGCATGGAGCTCTCTGTCATGTTGGAGAGAGTCCAAGCTCATGTTGCACCCACTGATGTTGATCCTGGGGCTGGACTTCAGTGGctcccaaaaattctaaaaagctCAGCTAAAGTGAAGCGCACTGGTGCTCTACTTGAAAGAGTTTTTCTGCCATGTGATATGTATTTCCGCTATACAAGGCACAAAGGTGGGACTCCAGATTTGAAGGTGACAAAGCTCTCTACTTGTCCAGGAATGCACATGATCTGGTGTTTGCATATCTTCAGGAATGCTTATGATTTTTTGATGTTCAAACTTTAGCAGAGGCTTTCATCTAGTCAACTGATAAgatctcgcttttttttttaatcctctGCTGCAGATGAAGCCCTTGAAAGAGCTTGCATTTAATTCTGATGATATAACGGCAACAATGACTTCTCGCCAATTTCAGGTTATGCTTGATGTGTTGACGAATCTTCTGTTTGCGCGTCTCCCCAAGTgaggattagttcctatttttgagcttgataattttttttacaatttctaGCTGAGGTAGGATACTGAATTCTGATCATCATGTTCTTGTTAATCAGTGTATGAATTTCGATTGTTGCTAATATGTCCCTGGCATGAGCTCATGCATATTCTTTATGTTATTTGTTAGGCCTAAGTTGAGTTTTGCTGAAGGTTGAACATAAGGATATCTCTATTCCCTGGTCATCATAGTCCACATTTTAGCTTTTGTGGACTGACATGTAATATTGGGATAGACAGAAATGCAGATTATTTGTGCTACTATATTGGTTGCTTGCTTGTGTCAATTTTGAGCGGGAGTTACGTTACCTGTCAGGCCTCGGAAAAGTAGTCTGACATACCCCATTGATGATGGCGATGAAGATGTTGAAGAGGAGGCAGATGAAGTGGTTCCTGATGGGGTGGAAGAAGTAGAACTTGCGAAAATCAGCCTGGAACAGAGAGAGTGGGACCAGAAGTTGCTTATTGATGACATTAGAAAATTGTCTTATAACGGTGAAACTTCAGGGGACCTACATCGGGAGAAAGAAGGTGAACTATGGATGGTAAATGGTGGAAAGACTGATTTGGTGAGCATCCAAACATATAATATTCACTGAAATCCTTGTATAGTTTTCTGACTAAATGGCAACTATAAGATTTTTGGCAAATATAAGGAGGATTAATTGGTTGTCGGCACTtctcaaataatttgaaaacgATTTTGCACATTCATGGTTCTTAGATGGGCTTGATGTGAATGTAGTCATGTGAGTGAATGAATAATAAAGAATTTCATTAAAAGAGAATCTAGTACATTACAAATGTCTTGTAAGGATATTGTTGCTTATGTTAATTCGTGACACCATTTCAATTGGGCAAAGGTAATTGGATTTGGGGTATAGAACTACTAGGGAGGGTTAGTTGTAAGAGAAAATTCCTTGTATATGGCGATCTCTATAGTTAGTCACACAACACACACTTTTTATTGGACTTTTGTGCATTAATTAATTTATCGTTATGTTTTAGTGCTCTTGTGCAAatcactttttaatattttttttttgtggtcacaTGCATAGTTTTCTGATCTGTTGTCTCATATGTTCGCATTCCTATCTGAGGTGCCAGTCCGGTCATAGCAAGTCAAAATGTGACATGCAACTGTGATATGGAAGGGTGAATCCAGTAACATGTCCCTGTTATTGATTCATTAGTGCTAATAGTATTAGGCGGAATCTGTCCAGGAGGTTTCTGTCTGTGACTGTAACAATTGTCTTTTTCCTGAAGCAACTTAAGCCACTTCACTTAACCTGAACTTCTTAATAGAAATCTGGACATTAGATAAAGGCTTTCTGATAGTTATGTTAGTTGAATTTTCCCAAGGATTTGATTGGTCTTCTATAAAAATGGCTTCTGTTTGTATCTGTTCCTTTCTTTCTATGAATGGTTTTGATGTTATTTGCAGCTTTTccggtttttattttttatttttaaattttgggtAATCTCTGCAATATGAATGATGCATTGTCTATGCATGCATTGCGCATGCTTTTAATTTCGCCTTTGAATTGCTATTGATattatgaaattttctttttttcttttgtggtatTGCATCACAAAGCATACAAGCTTCATTATTGCAGGTTCAAGGACTTCAGAGAGAGCTTTTAAATGCACAAAAGTTGAAGAAGGCAGCATCTTTAGCACTTAGGGCGGCTCTACAAAAGGCCGCCCAGTTACGACtaatggagaaggagaagaataaAAGTCCATCATATGCAATGCGTATATCtttacaaattaaaaaagtggTTTGGAGCATGCTTGTAGATGGTAAATCTTTTGCTGAGGCTGAGATAAATGACATGGTAAGTACTTCAAAGGATAGCGTATGGGTTTCGTTTCGTTTAATTATAGTCAGATTTATCTTTCACCTATGATGGAATTGCATCCTGTCACATCAAAGTGATCTCGTTCGTGATCAGCTATTGCATTTATGGAGTCATGGTTCTAGAGATGAAATATTCCATTTGATACTCATTTTCATTGGTTATGTTTCCTTTTCTGGTTTTGTGAACTAGTAGTCAAAGAATACTACCTGAAAAGATGTAGGTGAGCATGTTCTCATGCTTTCACTTCTTTAGGTTAGATGATGTGGTATTACATCCAGCACGTAGGTGGATCATAACCAATCCTACCTCATGGTTCATGGTTTGGGTATATGGTTTGTTTGCTATTCTGGTGGTTTTGCTGCTTCTGCTGCTTGGAACCGACAGTGCTTTTCTGCTATATTTCATGACTGAGTTGTGAGTACTCCATAAGCCTCGGCAGATCTTGTCAGCCTCAAATTGTATAAATAGATCTTTCCTGCTGGACTTTTCTTGtgctatttaaaaataaagaaagtagcATGTTTTGGAAACGTAGTGTGTGGGATCATGCTTTAGTTGTGTAGCCTTTCGAAAGCTTCAACTGGAAATTAAAATGGATATTTCTTGGTTCCAGCATGATGGTGCCCAAAGGATTTTGTTAGCTTCGCTTCAATACAATTCCCTACTTTATTGATATCTCACTAGGTAGATTGGAGCAGCTGGAGCTCCCAATACTGTACTGTATGTGGATCTAGTGGAGCTTGAGGCAGTGGAGTCGAAGTGGCCATTTTTGGGGCCTGTTTGATTGGTTTCTTTAAGAGGGGTTTTTGGTAGGATAATGCTAGAAACACTAACACTCTTTAGACGTTGAAGACGAGATGAAACCATGGAGGGGGATTTTCTAGAGGAACAAGGCTGTAATGAGGCCTCACTTAACTCGTTAGACCAGGTGACTAACTGGAAGGGTTGCTCTTCTAGTTCTAGTTAAATATAGGTTTTATGAGAACATGAACAATAAGACTACATCTTAGTGAAAAGACTGGCACCAACATGCACTATGTGTGTTCATGACAGTATAATCATCACTACATAAGTAATAATTTCGAGGCTTAAATCTAGAAAGTA from Rhodamnia argentea isolate NSW1041297 chromosome 2, ASM2092103v1, whole genome shotgun sequence encodes the following:
- the LOC115749808 gene encoding protein SABRE isoform X2; amino-acid sequence: MGSASPANFLFGFLLVSIVLWLLFIFASRLVAWALSRVLGASVAFKVGGWKCVRDIVVKFKKGPIESVSVGEIRVSVRQSLVKLGAGFFSRDPKLQVLISDLEVVIRPPNKSKQKVKSRRPSTSGRGKGRGKWMLVANIARFLSISITDLALKTPKANVEVKDLKVETSKDGGSKPNLLVKLQISPILVYLGESRVSYDQSCNLDGDSYNQMAHAGMERSSAPFSCEELLLSCEFGHDREVGVIINNVDIHSGEVNMYLNEALLSKNKKSSDTFSTEMEQTTDSAAGKNPPRKQAGLSKYCSMFPEKVSFSLPKVDIKFSHREHDLRVENNIMGIQFRCLKTRSMEDVGESTRLDVQVEFSEIHLLREAGTSLMEILKVDVISLLYIPLEPTLPVRAEVDVKLGGTQCNVFISRLKPWLHLQSSNKKKMVLQEPTVTSKRSLSSDSKVIMWTCTLSAPEMIIVLYSFSGLPLYHGCSQSSHVFANNISTMGPSVHMELGEINLHMEDEYQECLNENLFGVESNSGSLMHIAKVSLDWGKKDMESLEEEITRSKLALSVDVTGMGVYFTLKRVESLISTALAFQALFKSLSASRKRSGQSQGGRASKQSGKGTRLVQFNLERCSINICGEAGLENMTVADPKRVNYGSQGDRVIVSVSADGTPRSATIISTAHKECKRLNYSVTLDIFHLSVCVNKEKQTTQVELERARSIYQENLKEHHPSTGLTVFDMQNAKFVRRSGGHKEISVCSLFSATDITVRWEPEVHLSLFDFVLNLKSMMHHQKLQQLGSISNDDVFSRGNVHQSKEMAEELGRSAKHKKESIFAIDVEMLTISAEVGDGVDALVQIQSIFSENARIGVLFEGFSLSFNGARVIKSTRMQVSRIPSTSIASSDVKLSSVTKWDWIVQGLHFHICMPYRLQLRAIDDSIEDMLRALKLIAAAKTMLIFPFKKETSKSKKSSPSKLGCIKFGIRKLTADIEEEPIQGWLDEHYQLMKNEACELAVRLKYLDEAMKGNLSTKSAETSDGAQERKSNNDGTEIDVQDPSSLRELEEEIYKRSFQSYYQACQKLRSSEGSGACSKGFQAGFRPSASRASLLSISATDLDLTLTSIDGGDAGMIDILRKLDPLCSENDIPFSRLYGRNILLHTGTLVVQLRNYTHPMFSATSGKCEGCVILAQQATCFQPQIHQEVFIGRWRKVRLLRSASGTTPPVKTYFDLPIYFETADMSFGVGYEPSFADVSYAFTVALRRANLSLRNTTQQIQPPKKERSLPWWDEVRNYIHGNITLFFSETKWYVLATTDPYEKLDKLQFVSRYMEIQQSDGRVYVSTKDFKVLLSSLESLGKNRSLKLPTGLSDAFLETPAFTLEVTMNWECESGDPLNHYLFALPNEGKPREKVFDPFRSTSLSLRWNFSLRPLPQSEKQYQSTQGVDVAVDETICGPHPSESTPNVSPTFNLGAHDLAWILKFWGMNYNPPHKLRSFSRWPRFGVPRAVRSGNLSLDKVMTEFMLRVDATPTCIKHVPLAEDDPAKGLTFNITKLKYEMCFSRGKQKYTFECKREPIDLVYQGLDLHMPKAFLYKDTGNGPIFTKAGQGTRKSPQSISMDRVPSEKGNNVINCTEKRRDDGFLLSSDYFTIRRQAPKADPARLLAWQEGGRRNLEMTYVRSEFENGSESDEHARSDQSDDDGYNVVIADNCQRVFVYGLKLLWTIENRDAVWSWVGGISKAFEPPKPSPSRLYAQRRLHQENQADDGADMHQNDQGKASSSGHSGSAPSTQLAETSALLSSPSSSVKIENSASAAIVNNGSTNDSEKEGTRHFMVNVIEPQFNLHSEEANGRFLLAAVSGRVLARSFHSVLHLGHEIIEQALGSGKINVPESQPEMTWKRMELSVMLERVQAHVAPTDVDPGAGLQWLPKILKSSAKVKRTGALLERVFLPCDMYFRYTRHKGGTPDLKMKPLKELAFNSDDITATMTSRQFQVMLDVLTNLLFARLPKPRKSSLTYPIDDGDEDVEEEADEVVPDGVEEVELAKISLEQREWDQKLLIDDIRKLSYNGETSGDLHREKEGELWMVNGGKTDLVQGLQRELLNAQKLKKAASLALRAALQKAAQLRLMEKEKNKSPSYAMRISLQIKKVVWSMLVDGKSFAEAEINDMIYDFDRDYKDVGVARFTTKFVVVRNCLPDAKSDMLLSAWNPPPEWGKKVMLRVDAKQGAPKDGNSPLELFQVEIYPLRIHLTETMYRMMWEYFFPEEEQDSQRRQEVWKVSTTVSSKRVKKGSSHDASTSNVSSARESEVPYKSTVPTVPSNSQSSPADTLQNFKANVVCGTTPELRRTSSFDRSWEENVAESVANELVLQLQSSAISSLKGGPLGFAEQQDESSRNKLKDSRPAKAGRSSHEEKKLGKSHNEKRSRPRKLMEFHNIKISQVELLVTYEGSRFVVNDLKLLMDTFHRVEFTGTWRRLFSRVKKHIIWGVLKSVTGMQGKKFKDKAHSQREHNGTGVPDSDLNFSDNEGGLAEKNEQNPISWPKRTSDGAGDGFVTSIRGLFNTQRRKAKKFVLRTMRGEAENDGEWSESDLEFSPFARQLTITKAKRLIRRHTKKFRARGQKGSSSQARESLPSSPRETTAFESDSSNGSSPYEDFHE